GACATGTCTCCTTCTGAAGATACCTGGAACATGCTTAAGGAAGCTTGTGTTCACCCAAAAAGTCATGGATACCAAAGCTATCAGGGAATTCCTGCTTTACGTGAGGGATTTTCGAAATGGTACAAAACCTATTTCGAAGTGGATATTAATCCGGCAAACGAAGTATTACCATTAATGGGTTCGAAAGAAGGAATCATGATTACATCGTTAGCCTACTTAAACGAGGGCGATGAAGTATTAATTCCCGATCCATCGTATCCAACTTATAAATCGGTTACCAATTTACTTGGCGGAAAGATAATCTCTTACTCATTAACTGAAAAAAATAACTATCATCCTGATTTAAATGAACTGGAAAAAAGAGATTTAAGCAAGGTAAAAATGATGTGGATTAACTATCCTCACATGCCAACCGGAGCAAGAGCCAGCAGAGAATTACTGGAACAAATTGTTGTTTTTGGAAAAAAACACAAAATCTTAATTGTAAACGATAATCCTTATAGCTTTATTTTAAACGACGAACCTATGAGTATTATGAACATTGAGGGTGCCAAAGATTGCTGTTTAGAGCTAAACTCGCTAAGTAAATCGCATAATATGCCAGGTTGGAGAGTTGGAATGATTTGCGGAAGTGCTAAAATGCTCGATCCTGTTTTAAAAGTTAAAACAAATATGGATTCAGGAATGTTTTACCCAGTACAACAAGCAGCCGTAAAAGCTTTAAATGTTGAAAAATCATGGTACGATTCGATTAATAAGGTTTACAAAACAAGAAGAGATTTGGTTTTTAAGCTAATGGAATTAATTGAATGTAAACCTGGTAAAAATCAAAGCGGAATGTTTGTTTGGGCAGCAATTCCCAGAAAATATAAAGACTGCTACGAGCTTAGCGATAAAATATTAAACAAAGCAAAAGTATTTATCACTCCAGGCGGAATATTTGGAGAAGAGGGAAAAAGATATATCAGAATCTCTCTTTGTAGCAGTGAAGCTGTATTGAAAGAAGCGATAGATAGAATTAAAGAATGTAATTAGAAACAAGTTTTAAGTCGCAAGCATCAGTTTTTTAGCTGAGGATTGTAACCAGTAACTTGAGACTACAAATAAGAAAAAATGATAGTTTCAGTAATAGGATTAGGATTAATAGGAGGATCGATTGCTATTGATTTGAAGAAGAACGGTTTTGCAGATAAAGTAATTGGTGTTGATAACAATCCAATGCACGCTCACACTGCAAAAAAGTTGGGTATAGCTGATGAAATTCAGGATTTGAAAACAGCCATAACATCTTCTCATTTAGTGATATTAGCCATTCCCGTTAACGCTTGTTTAAAAGCTCTGCCACAAATTATGAATCTTATCGATCAGCAAATTGTTACCGATTTAGGATCGACAAAAGAACAACTAATAGAATCTTTAGCAAATCATCCGAAAAGAAAACAATTTGTACCCGCTCACCCAATGGCTGGAACAGAATTCTCGGGTCCGCAGGCAGCACATTCTGGCTTATTCGATGGTAAGTGCTCTATAATATGTAACCCAGAAGATTCACATAAAGAAGCTATAAGCATTGTTACCGACATGTTTCATGCACTAAAAATGAGATGTGTTTATATGGATGCTGAAGTTCACGACAGACAAACAGCTTATGTATCGCACCTTTCGCATATTAGTGCTTTTGCCTTATCTTTAACCGTTCTGCACAAAGAGAAAAAAGACAAGCATATTTTTGAGCTTGCCAGTGGTGGGTTCGATTCTACTGTTCGTTTGGCAAAAAGTTCGGCAGAAATGTGGACGCCAATCTTTAAACAAAACAAAAAAAATGTTGGTAAAGTGCTTCAAAAATATATAGATACACTGCAACAATTTAAAGATTTAATTGAGAACGATGATTTAGAAGGAGTCGACAACTTAATTAATGAAGCCAATGATATTAGAAGAGTTTTAGATCAGAAAGAAAAAAATGAAATGGAAACTCTGAAAAATGCAGAAAAAACAATACGAGCATAAAACAAAATCAGTACACTATTA
This genomic interval from uncultured Marinifilum sp. contains the following:
- a CDS encoding prephenate dehydrogenase codes for the protein MIVSVIGLGLIGGSIAIDLKKNGFADKVIGVDNNPMHAHTAKKLGIADEIQDLKTAITSSHLVILAIPVNACLKALPQIMNLIDQQIVTDLGSTKEQLIESLANHPKRKQFVPAHPMAGTEFSGPQAAHSGLFDGKCSIICNPEDSHKEAISIVTDMFHALKMRCVYMDAEVHDRQTAYVSHLSHISAFALSLTVLHKEKKDKHIFELASGGFDSTVRLAKSSAEMWTPIFKQNKKNVGKVLQKYIDTLQQFKDLIENDDLEGVDNLINEANDIRRVLDQKEKNEMETLKNAEKTIRA
- a CDS encoding aminotransferase class I/II-fold pyridoxal phosphate-dependent enzyme, coding for MIQPANRTQGIKEYYFSLKLKEIARLNEEEVKVLNLGIGDPDMSPSEDTWNMLKEACVHPKSHGYQSYQGIPALREGFSKWYKTYFEVDINPANEVLPLMGSKEGIMITSLAYLNEGDEVLIPDPSYPTYKSVTNLLGGKIISYSLTEKNNYHPDLNELEKRDLSKVKMMWINYPHMPTGARASRELLEQIVVFGKKHKILIVNDNPYSFILNDEPMSIMNIEGAKDCCLELNSLSKSHNMPGWRVGMICGSAKMLDPVLKVKTNMDSGMFYPVQQAAVKALNVEKSWYDSINKVYKTRRDLVFKLMELIECKPGKNQSGMFVWAAIPRKYKDCYELSDKILNKAKVFITPGGIFGEEGKRYIRISLCSSEAVLKEAIDRIKECN